GTGTCGCTGCACAGCCCCTCGGGGCCGGTCGCCACCGCCGCCGGGCTGCACCTGGCCGCGGCTCTCGGCCCGTCGGTGGAGACCGAGTTCGCCTTCGGCGAGGCCGACTGGCGCCCGTCCTCGGTGCGCCCCGCCGAGAGCCCGGACGGCCCGTGGATCACGCCCCCCGACGGGCCCGGTCTCGGCCTGGACCTCGACCCCGCTCGCTGGACCGTCACCTCACCGTTCCTCAGCCACGCCTGACCACCCTTCAGGAGCACCCATGCCCGCCCTCTCCCTCGCCGACCGGGTCGCGATCGTCACCGGCGCCGCCCAGGGCATCGGCGCCGCCATCGCCGCCGAGCTGACCGCCCGGGGCGCCCAGGTGGTCGCGGTCGACCTGGCGCCCGTCGAGCCGGCGGCCGGGATCACCCCGGTACGCGGCGACGTCGCCGACCCGGCCACCGTACGGGCCGCGCTGGCCGCCGCCGAAGGGCTCGGCGGGCCGGCCACCGTCCTGGTCCAGGCGGCGTTCGCCGGAACGCCCGCCCCGCTGGACGAACTGTCGGACGCGGCCTGGGACTCCATGCTCGGCACCGTCCTGACCGCCGCCCGCCGCTTCGACACCGCCTTCGTCCGCGCCCTGCCGCCCGGCACGCCCGCCTCGATCGTGCACCTCGCCTCGCCGCATGCCGCCGGCGCGGTCCCCGGCTTCGCCGCGTACGCCGCCGCCAAGGCGGGACTGCTCGCGCTGACCCGGGCGGCGGCGGTCGAGTGGGGGCCGCGCGGGGTCCGGTGCAACGCCGTGGCGCCCGGCTTCGTGCCGGTCGAACGCAACCGCCGGGTCTGGACCGACCCGGAGCTGAGCGCGGCACTGCTGCGGGCCGCGCCGCTCGGCCGGTTCGGCACCGCCGCCGAAGTCGCTCGCGCGGTGGCCTTCCTGGCGGGTGACGAGGCGTCGTTCGTCAACGGCGCCTGCCTCGCCGTGGACGGCGGTATGACCGCGATGCTTCCCGAAGCGCTGCTGCGCTGAGGGTTCTTCCCACCGAAGGAGAGAGATCCATGTCCGGTACCCAGGAGGGCGAGTGTCCGTGCCCCGCACCCTGCGGCTGCTCACCGTCGCACTCGCCGCCGCGCTCCCGATCGCCCTGGCCACCCCGGTGGCCGCAGCACCCGTCACCGCCTATGTCGACTGCTCGGCCCCGACCAACGGCAGCGGCA
This genomic interval from Kitasatospora gansuensis contains the following:
- a CDS encoding SDR family NAD(P)-dependent oxidoreductase, with protein sequence MPALSLADRVAIVTGAAQGIGAAIAAELTARGAQVVAVDLAPVEPAAGITPVRGDVADPATVRAALAAAEGLGGPATVLVQAAFAGTPAPLDELSDAAWDSMLGTVLTAARRFDTAFVRALPPGTPASIVHLASPHAAGAVPGFAAYAAAKAGLLALTRAAAVEWGPRGVRCNAVAPGFVPVERNRRVWTDPELSAALLRAAPLGRFGTAAEVARAVAFLAGDEASFVNGACLAVDGGMTAMLPEALLR